TTTGGATTAATCCACTCTTCCAAttgcaaacagagaaaaaacccacGAGCATCCCTTCTCTCTATATGCTTTTTAACTATACATTTTCCGACAACAGCCCAGAGCAGGTTTTAATTCTACTAAAGGCCAATGCCTCGTCTTACCCCATATCTGAGCTGTCCTGTAAGACATTTCCCTTTCTGGAAACATCACCTGTGGGCCTCTCCTACCTGCTTCTTCGCGTTCTCCAGTTCACACTGCAGCTTCTGTATCATCCGGGTTAGCTCTGAAATCTCACACTTGTTGCTTTGCAGATCATCACAATACTTGCCTCTCTTATCCTGAAGCTCCTGAAACTGGAACcaagaaacaagacaaaaatcaGTTTTGACCCACAGCCTGTTAAGTAGCCAGGCAGACACCCAGGTGGCTTCTTACTTACCCTGGTTTGGTAGAAAGCATCAACTTCCTCTTTGCTTTTCTGAGCTATTTCTTGGTACCAGCATTCAACGTTCTTGATGATGCTTTCCATGTCCAGGTCTCGGTTGTTGTCCATTTTCACGATGACCGAAGTGTCACATAGCTGGCGATCCACCTGAGCTCGTTCCTACAGGTTGGGGAATGACTTAGTCAGCTGTTAGCAATTCTCAGACTTTGTAGTGAAGGAAGGGCTGGGACAAAGAGCCACACTGCTCAGCTGATGGATAGAACAAGTCAAGAAATGTCCCTCAAGTTGGCTCAGCAGAAAATCCTCCCTGCTGGATGAGTTGCCACATGCCAGCTGCTGACCTACATGCTGACCTGCAGCAATTCTGTCCACATCAAGGGCAAGGAATTTCAGTGACTTAACCCTTGGTATCCTGTCATCTTCAGCTGCTTTACTGATGTTAATGACAGGATTAAGCTGGGAGTTTCTTGAGCTCTAATCAGACAACTGCAATCCGGAGTAACTAGACAGACGCATCTCTTTTCTCAGGGGTAGAGTTAGGACACAGCCAATTCATACCTGGAGCTGCATTAAGAAACAGGGAAACACCTTATTTCCAGCACAATCATGTTAATATTATATCAACCTTGTCCTTCTATGCTTCCAAGCGTTCAGGGCTTGGGATGAGATATGTTCAAGACGGGTTTCAAGCTGTAGAAATCTGGAGCACCTGAAGGATGAGACAGCACAACCTGTGGTGGGACAGACCAGAGAAACTCACCTCCTCAAACACACATTTCAACAATTCCAACTGCCTTCTTAACAGATCCACCTTCACCTCCAGCTCTTCCTTGTTCAAAAAGATACAGTCTGCATCCTGAAAGAGAGGAGACACCTTCCAGCCCAATCTCACTGAAAACGTTGGAGAAACACACCGAAGACAGAGGCAGCGCCAATAAAACAGGAACGTGTTTCAACAAGATTTCAAGAGCAAAAAGGTGTGAGAGAGTGAGTCAAGATGCCCTGGTGTctcctgaaggaaaacaaaaccatccCAACATGACTTACAGGGGTTAGTTTATTTATTACTTAGGACCTAGCTACAAACTCAGAATTGACTAATAAgtatttaaacataattttttaatattgttcaaatgatttctgcttttctgatgtTCAAGTATAAAGGATGTGAAGAGACGGTCAGAAAATAACCAGTGTCTTAGACACCAGATATTCCAGTGTGACCTCTCCCGCTCTGTCCCCCTTCCACAAATACACCCTCCCATTACACTTCAAGAATGTGCTTAGGGTAACAAAACCATTGCCGTAGTGCTGATGACGTAAGCTTTGAGGAtgcattatttttgctttctacTTGCATTTGCCTCTTTTTCTGACCCAGTGCCTCTTTACAGGCCTCCCTCCTTCTGCTCATTAGAACAGTTTTGCTGGGCATTTGCTAAAAAGGCACTATTTCAGCCAAGCTTTACGCCAAATAAACCTATTAGAGGTATAATGATCCATGTATTTTGAGCTTCTCACCTTTTTGAGTGCCACAAACTCATTCTCCACGGTTGTACGCCTGTTGATTTCCTCTTCGTATCTGTTGGAAAAGAAGAAGAGGGCTGAGGCAAGCAATACTATCAGACACACAGACACTAACCACCAGGTAGAAATAACAACCTTCTCTTGCCATCAGGCACTGTAAGATCAGTGTCTGGAGACCAAACATTAGACCATCCCAAGATCAGAAGCTTCTTCATGAACAACAACATTAACAATGCAAAGAGTTTGCAAGTGAGACAGAAGAATGTGACATCCCCAAAGGGGATGTGCCACATGTCTGGGAGATGTTTCCTGAGATGAACCAGAGGAGAAGTGAAATGCCAACAGTTAGAGGAGACCTGAAGGCCCTTACTTGCACTTGAACTCCTCCACCAGCTGGCTCGTGGCACATTCTTCGCTGCCCAGTTTTTGCTTTTCACACAGCAAGCAGTCCAGGCGCTTCCGCAGGTCGCAGATGTAGTTCTCAAAGTACAGTTCAAGGTTTTTCCCTTTCTTTGGCAGGACGTATTGCTGCAGGAGGCCCCACTTGGTCTCTAGCACtttgttctgctgctccaggaatCGAACCTGCAGGCCAAAAAGTAGCAATTCTTCAAATAAAGAGATGAATGCAATAACTCGACACCTGGTTTAACTGTCTACTCTGGCCGTGGAATTGCAGGTGTAAGAATAGGATTTTGGGGAAGTCAGAGGTGATATGCCATGGTTATCATAAAACTATCTGcccttatttaaaaatataaaattcacatGTGTAAATTATTTAGAAATCTAAAATTCACATGTCTAAAGCTGCCTTTCTCACCAATGAATAGAAATAAAGCTCTCTGATGTATTTCAGGATGAGACTGAGTCCCCAGAGGATGGAACCTGcttgtctcattttttttctacaaagttGACAGCTCAGACTTAGATATCTCACGTTTAGGTGCCTGAATGAAGATTAATCTCCTTTGCCTCAGGAATGGTTCTGGAACAGTCACTATATTTAAAGACAAAGGGGGGAAGAGGGTCTAGTACAGGACAGACAGATGAGCCCATCGGGCGTGTAACTTCAGGCTGAGGTAGAAGAAGGCTGCAATGAGAAATCCAGCCTTGAACTGAGGCCGTCCAGAGAGGAGACACCTGCAAGAAACTCCAGTGCCACTATAGCCACGATACAAACAGCAGCAAATACTACAACCAGTATGTGGCTGAAATGAGCCTTTCCCCAGTACTGAAGATCTCGCTCTGAACCACCCGGCTCTGTGGGATTCTGGACCCTTGCATGGACCCAGCTCAGTGATTCATGGCACGAGCTGGACTGGAGTTTGGGATGAGGTTGGtcgtgttttatttttctcaaagaaGCGGAAGCATGAAGCAGGTTTACACTCACCTTGTCGATGAAGCAGGCAAATTGGGTGTTGAGAGTCTTGATCTGTTCCTTCTCCTGGCAGCGTATTTCATGTTCCAGTGGGTCGACCCCAACACAGAGGGGCTTCAGAAGCCGCTCATCAATGCAGATACCTTGGATGCCATCAGTCTTGCGATCAGGGTAACCTCTCACAATACTATATCCCCTGGGGCCACAAAGGCCAACCCTTCCTCCAACACTACCGTAGCCTACACCTCCAAAGCCGAACTCTCCAAAACATCCAGTACCGCAGCCTCCGTTCACGTAGGAAATTCTCCTGTTTCCACCCAGGTTGCAGACACTCCTGCTGCTATAGGCACCAGCTCCACATCGGACGGGTTGGCAGGCAGAGGCGGCGTAGCTTCGACCACAAATCTCCGAAGCTGAACTAAAGCCTCTTCGTCCCAGGACAGATCTCACTGTAGGTGCCTGTCTGCTCATGGTGGCTTATTTGAAGGTGGAATATGAAAGTTTAGGGGAAGCTCTTCTGCAGGAGAGGAACAGAGATCCCGCTGAAGTGACACAGTGATGCCACCCCTTATATATATTTTGGAAGCCGGCCTTGATAGGATCAGGACGTTAATTTAAAGCGCTTAAGGGTTTGGTTTGCCTAGCAGCAATAAATGCTCCTCAAAATGCAAAACAGCCCAGCAAATACTAACtactgaggaaataaaaaggaatctAAAAGTGCTCTGTTTGCAACTTGGCTTAGAATATATTACGGTTTGAAGTGTTCCCCTAACTTACGCTAATTATAGTTTAGCAAACATTTTTGAAGAAACTCTTTGTGATTTGTTTGCAGTGTGTCGTTTGGGGTTTTGTGTCTCATGGGGTTTTGTGTATGATGGCATGTTTTGCAGACTTGCACTTTGTGGGGGTAATTTCACAATCTTTTGGGTGcggaaaagtaacaaaaaaaaaaaaagtcaaccatGGAAAAACACCGCGGAAGTTGTGTTGTGATGGATGGATCATTTCTGTACCCAAAACAACAGCAAATTCACTGAGTTATGGGTCTGGATTCATATGTAAGGACTCAAAATGCCCCCCCAAAAACATTCCCATGCAGAATTTCACACTAACCACCTCTTACCATCATGAAACACCTCCAAAACAGAGAAGATTGCATCCAGAAACCGCAGTATCTTTCGATTTGCTTTCCAGATTTGTGTTCTGTGCAGTCAGTGACATTTTCACTTGAGTAAGGCTGCAGATTCTTAACCTGAAGACCATTTGACACAGTTAAATCTTTTGCCCTTGTTATACTGGAGCTTCTACCAGGCTGGATGTCAGAGACCTTTTTGATTCATCTTCTGGTAGTCTCTACAGGGAACAAAAAAGGAACAGTAGCACATTTCAACCCGGCGAGATCCACCTCATTCAAGAAGCGACAGCTAAAAGTTGGGTGACTTTGCCAGACATTGTCCTTGACACTCAGTGGAGATCTCCAAGAGAAATAGCCCCTGGGTCTGTGCTCAGGGGAACTGGGGTGATTCACTCTCCACAGGCGCTGGTCTTTCTCCATCAACAGAGGAAGTCTTAATGAGTGGATTAGAATGGACACCAGAGATGGCTTTGACTCACGTTGGCAAGGTGAATCTCTCTCTCCTAATCACCAGCCCAAGGAGCTGACTCAGTGAACCAATCTGTCAACCATCTCAGGGCCTTCTCCTAACTGACATTTGGAAAGTCAAAACAATAGGGCTCTTTGAAAGTGTTTGGGAGAAAAAGAGACATTATAGTGAAAACAATTAAATGTCCTCAGCCCTTCCAGACCGAAGGGGAACAACACTCAAAGTGTTCATGTTATACCTGTGACACGATGATGTCTGGAGACACCTGGTAGCTGTGTTCCCTCATCCTCattaaacaccaccaccaccacccccccccaaaaaaaagacattttccaagAGTTAGGATCAGGTGGCGGAAATCATAAAAACAGTGCAAAACTGCTGTAAAACGTGAAACCTGCTAATATCAAGTTCTTAAAAAGAATGCGTGCACACCGAAACCAGAGGACGTGACTGCAGCACTGAGATTCACAAGGCTATTAATTGGACGTGTAATTGCAACTTATGTGAGTTTGAGGGGCTGGTGGTGTAAATTAGTTGCGTAAACTGATACTTTCGCCCTATACAAATGGGATAATTCAACATATTTACAGCATGACTTTCAGATTCCACCTTTGCTTATAGTATTTTAGGCTCACGGTTCATACTGGGTTGCCAGCACAATTGGAGGCATCAGAACAAATATTAGAGACTTCCAACTAAAGCTTGTAACGTCCCAGATCCTCTAAGTTCTAAACAAAGACGTATCAGGAGCAAAATGCATATTGGAATCCAAAGAAGAGTACAAAAGGGAGTTGTTACAAGCTCTGTGTAGGAAAACTGCATCCTAGACCAGAAGTCAGACTGAAGACCGGTGTGCTGCTGCTCCCTTTCTGCACCCCATTATACACGTCGGCTGTGTGGGAGACACCTGGAACATACCACAGACTGCAATTAAACGTCTGTGAACCAACTGTGCTGCGGCAGCCCCAGTTCCAAAATCCCTCACCAGAGCCACTGGCTTCCTGATAGATAAGAGATTTGGGACATAAGTTGCCCAGTATTGGGTAAAATTTCTGTGTTAGGCAAATCCCTGTTGTTGCTCCTGAATCCcagggagaagcagctctgcagaaaattcATTTACATCTCACGTCTTGCCAAGGAGCAATGAGTGTTTCACCTCTTGGTACATAAGACCTCAAGAATCGACAATTTGTTATTGTGAGCATGGACATGGGAAATGGGAAAGTACTCTGAAGCAAAAATCAGATCTTtttgactcaaaaaaaaaaaaaaaaagaaaagaggggaagGACTGaggaagcaaaaaaggaaaatattttgatgagGGATTGGATGAGTCATTTGACAACTTGCAATCTCTCCCTTTGTCAGCATTCTTCTCCTTGAATGTGCTGCTGGAAATGGAATTCATTATAAGAACATGTGAAGTTCACTAATTTGTTTGTTGCCTCTGGAGATGAATCCCAACTAGCTCTTAAAATACGTTTTATGCGATAGTCTCAAAGAGCCGTGCTCCATCTCTGTAATTATCCTCAGCCATAGAAAACTCAATTGCATTCAGACAGGACAATGGCAATAATCTACCTGTGCTAACACCATTTGATAGATGGAAGATTGGGTCGTAACATGTATTTTTATACCCACAGTCTCCTGGACTGTATAGATTCTCGTCCCTCTCATTCATGAGATGTTAAAGAATTGATCTGATTAGTGCAGTCTCGTTCCTTTGTATCCTAAAGCCAAAGCTGTCCAAGAGAATTCAGTCTGGTGATGGTTTTTCTCCTCTCATTAACCTACATCTGCTCTATGTTAGAAGCCAAGGCTGGGGTTTTTCAAAGGATGTTCCTCATAAAATTCATCAAACACTGGGCCTGGGTGCACCTTCCTCCCTGTTTCAGCCATCAAACTAGCCATGTATTTTAATTTCATCTTTGAGACTCCCTCTATGGCTAATGGAAGGAGATAGGCATCTCTAGAC
The sequence above is drawn from the Athene noctua chromosome 30, bAthNoc1.hap1.1, whole genome shotgun sequence genome and encodes:
- the LOC141972023 gene encoding keratin, type II cytoskeletal 4-like — its product is MSRQAPTVRSVLGRRGFSSASEICGRSYAASACQPVRCGAGAYSSRSVCNLGGNRRISYVNGGCGTGCFGEFGFGGVGYGSVGGRVGLCGPRGYSIVRGYPDRKTDGIQGICIDERLLKPLCVGVDPLEHEIRCQEKEQIKTLNTQFACFIDKVRFLEQQNKVLETKWGLLQQYVLPKKGKNLELYFENYICDLRKRLDCLLCEKQKLGSEECATSQLVEEFKCKYEEEINRRTTVENEFVALKKDADCIFLNKEELEVKVDLLRRQLELLKCVFEEERAQVDRQLCDTSVIVKMDNNRDLDMESIIKNVECWYQEIAQKSKEEVDAFYQTRFQELQDKRGKYCDDLQSNKCEISELTRMIQKLQCELENAKKQVSCLQTSICDVEQRGDCALKDAREKHIELQNALQKAKDELACMLRDYQELLNVKLALDIEIATYKTLLEGEESRICVGNPVSVSVVSSGYNIPDECGMLAANGAACGYSSLGRRSGRQSSQNGGFSSRSAGIHPKRVISSVAKQCVPEVYCQAGVVNCKNGGFSSRSGGYPARTVISTGNGGLNARMGPCQAGGVVSFGNQGCVIRQLGGSPVVVANSPEVVGCNNGVVGNYGVVRDPCVVP